In Microbulbifer agarilyticus, the DNA window ATGTACCCGCAGAGACCAGCGCGCACCTGATGGATGTGGCAAGTAAGGTCGCCAAGGCGCAGAAGCAGGTTTACCGTCCGCGCCGGGTGGGAGTGATGGTGGCTGGTATCGAGGTGCCGCATACCCACTACCACCTGGTGCCGATCAACGAAATTGCTGATCTGGACTTTGCTCTGCAGCAGCAGGCCGAGCCGGAGGCGCTGGCCGAGGAAGCGGCCAAGATTCGCCAGGCGCTTGCGGATCTCGGTTTCGAGAATGGCATGGAATAGCTCCGTTTCGGTGAATTTGGCATTACTGCATCCAAACCCGGAGGTAGTGACGTCATACCGGTAATGAACCAAGGTGGCGGCCGATATCGGCTGCCCCAAATGCAAATGAGCTATGACTACAGGTATACGGACCATGCGTAATAGATCGCCACTTCTGTCCCGCTTTATTTCGGTCGCCATTCTGGTGCCGCTGTTGACCCTTTGCGCGGCGTTTAGCCAGGCGGAAGAAGCTAAGGTCTTCTCGGTGGATGGATTTTCCGCCATTGCCCTGAAGGGAGGTTCTAACCTTAAAGTGACACAGGGCCCAGAGTTCTCTGTAACAGCCTATGGCGAGCAAAAAGACCTCGAATATGCCAAGGCTGAGGTCAAGGGTGATACCCTGTCGCTTTCCGTTGAACCGGACCGCAAAAGCCTGTTTGGAGTGGTCACCGTCAGCAGTGAGCCGAATGTCGAGTTCCGTGTGACCTTGCCCGAACTGTCTGCAATACGCGTGACCGGGTCCGGTGAGGCGCTGGCAGACACCCTGGAGAGCGCTGATCTGGATTTGCGCGTCACCGGTTCTGGATTGATTCGCGTGGAAAAGGTCGCTGCGGAATCACTGAACGCAGGCGTTACCGGCTCAGGCGATGTGATCCTCGGCACTATTCTCGCGGTAGCGGGGCAGGCAGGGGTGACGGGTTCTGGCGACGTGCGTATGGACAATTTCATCGGCGAAAGCCTGAACGCCCAGATCAAAGGGTCTGGCGATGTGGTAATCGGCGGCAAAGTAGCCAGCGTGAATATTACGGTAATGGGGTCTGGTGACTTCATGGGGCGCCAGTTACAGGCCACCAGAGCTGGTGGCGCGGTAATGGGGTCCGGTGACATCGTATTGAAGCGCCCTGCCAGCGAGTCCTTCTCGGTAATGGGCTCCGGGGATATCGCCCTGGTAGATTGACCCTAGCTATCCGCTAAAAAACGGAGTTTTAGTGAGTTCAGATCAGGATGGCCGCGCAGGACGAAGTCGCCTGCGCGGTTTGAAGAAGCAACTGCGCCAGCTGGGTAAAGAGGCGCTTGATAAATCCCACTGGGCCGCCGAGCGTCTGCTCGACAAGCGCCTCTGCATCGGTATCACTGGTCTCAGTGGCGCCGGCAAGTCCACCCTAATCACCAGCCTTATCTATCAATTGAGCAACCCCGATCGGGCGCAGCTGCCTGGCTTTGCGCCGGCGCTGAACGGCCGCTTATTGGGGGCTGAGCTGCACCCCGCGGTTGACGCTGGGTTACCCCTGTTTGAATACGAGCGCTGCCTCGGCGCGCTGACGGCAACACCGCCGCGCTGGCCGGATTCCACACGCGATCTTTCTGCGCTGGAGTTGCATCTGCACCTGCAGGGGCGTCGGTTTGGGCGAAACTACCGGCAGCGGCTGATTCTCGAGTTCCGTGACTACCCCGGGGAGTGGCTCATGGATCTCCCGCTGTTGCGCATGGATTTTGCCACTTGGTGCCGTCACCAGCGCGATTTGCTGGTTGGACAGGCGCGCCGCAATCTTGCGCCGGAGCTGATGGCGCGCCTAGAGCAGCTGGACCCCGCAGACCGTATGGATCCAGCTGAGCTGGATAGCCTGTGGCAGAACTATCGTCAGTTTCTGCGCGACTGCCGCGGTAGCGCCCGCTTGAGTTATCTGCAGCCGGGGCGGGCACTGCTCGACAATGAGGAGTATGGCTTTTTCCCGCTGCCGACCCTCGGTCACCAAAGTGCCGCTGAACTGGACGAGTTGCCCGAGGACAGTGTGTATCGGGTGCTGGAAGCGCGCTATCGCGCTTACGTCGAGCAGAGTGTCGCGCCCTTCCTAGAGAGCCATTTCCGGCATCTGGACCGCCAGTTGGTGCTCGTAGACCTGATTGGCACCCTGTTTGCTGGCGAGGAAGCGCTCGAGGATATGCGCCTGGCGTTTGGGCACATTGCCGATACCTTCCGGTACGGAAACAGCGGGCTGTTGCGCAAGCTGTGGCGTCCGCGTATCGATCGACTGGTGTTTGCCGCGACCAAGGTAGACCAGGTACTCGCGGCTGACCACGACGCGCTTCGCCAATTGTTGGGCCAGCAATTGCAGCAGGTGTTCTCCGGGGCGCGTCACCGCGGCTTACCGCTTTATTGTGAGGCGATTGCCGCCGTCCGCTGTTCCACGGAACAGGTGAGGAGCGGTCGCCGCTTGTTGGTAGGGCACGGAATGGATGGCGACTATCTCGGGTTTGAAAATGCCGAGATACTCGCCCACCTGCCGCAGGAAAACGGGTGGAAACATTACAAGGGTGGGCTCCCGCCCCAGTTGCGTCCGCCGGTGGGAATTGCGCGGGAAGGCTATCTGCCACATATCCGCCTTGATGCACTGT includes these proteins:
- a CDS encoding HIT family protein, which gives rise to MASIFTQIINGDLPGHFVWRDDSVVAFMTIAPIKPGHCLVVPVAEIDHWDDVPAETSAHLMDVASKVAKAQKQVYRPRRVGVMVAGIEVPHTHYHLVPINEIADLDFALQQQAEPEALAEEAAKIRQALADLGFENGME
- a CDS encoding GIN domain-containing protein; the protein is MRNRSPLLSRFISVAILVPLLTLCAAFSQAEEAKVFSVDGFSAIALKGGSNLKVTQGPEFSVTAYGEQKDLEYAKAEVKGDTLSLSVEPDRKSLFGVVTVSSEPNVEFRVTLPELSAIRVTGSGEALADTLESADLDLRVTGSGLIRVEKVAAESLNAGVTGSGDVILGTILAVAGQAGVTGSGDVRMDNFIGESLNAQIKGSGDVVIGGKVASVNITVMGSGDFMGRQLQATRAGGAVMGSGDIVLKRPASESFSVMGSGDIALVD
- a CDS encoding YcjX family protein; its protein translation is MSSDQDGRAGRSRLRGLKKQLRQLGKEALDKSHWAAERLLDKRLCIGITGLSGAGKSTLITSLIYQLSNPDRAQLPGFAPALNGRLLGAELHPAVDAGLPLFEYERCLGALTATPPRWPDSTRDLSALELHLHLQGRRFGRNYRQRLILEFRDYPGEWLMDLPLLRMDFATWCRHQRDLLVGQARRNLAPELMARLEQLDPADRMDPAELDSLWQNYRQFLRDCRGSARLSYLQPGRALLDNEEYGFFPLPTLGHQSAAELDELPEDSVYRVLEARYRAYVEQSVAPFLESHFRHLDRQLVLVDLIGTLFAGEEALEDMRLAFGHIADTFRYGNSGLLRKLWRPRIDRLVFAATKVDQVLAADHDALRQLLGQQLQQVFSGARHRGLPLYCEAIAAVRCSTEQVRSGRRLLVGHGMDGDYLGFENAEILAHLPQENGWKHYKGGLPPQLRPPVGIAREGYLPHIRLDALLNLLLGDKV